ACGCGGCGCCCTCTGAATCGGACGGCAATCAGCGCCTCCTCGCCGCAGGCGTAGTCCAGAGCCTCCTGAAGCTTCTCCTTCGTCGTCTTCCCGTTCGCCACGCACCACGTCTGTCCAACGTGCGACGACGACGACGGCTTATTCACCGGAAGAACCTTCGCTTTGCTATCGCTCACCGGCGCTACCGTAGCGGAGGTGGAGAACAACGGAACGTCGTACACTTTAGCCTCGTTCGGGTAAAACAACCCGTAGTTCCTCTCCGACGTGGGCCCCGTCTTCAGGTTCTCGTTAAACAGAGCGAACAGATAGACGTTAAGCGGATCCTTCGGTTTTAACGGCGTTCCGTTACCCGTCAACACTCTCTTCACCAACCGCCGTTATAAGCCGCCGCGTTAGCGGCACCGGCTCCGATCTCGTTCTCGTCTCCGGCGGAAGGCCATCCCGTCTCCGTCACCGTGAGCTTGACGTCGCCGAATCCCACGGCGGCCATGGCGGCGAAAACGGCGTCGATCTGCGCGTCGAAGAGACTGTCGTACCTCAAACCGTTACCGTTATCTACATTCCCCGCGTTCTCCTTGAACAGCGCGTAGTCCAGCGGGATCTTATCCGCGTTAGCCGCGTACGCGAAGAACGGGTAAGCGTTCACCATCAGATGCGACGACGTTTTGCGGAGGAGATCGAGCATCGGTTTAATAACCGGTTCGATTAAATCAGGTTTAAATGAACCGGCGGAAGGAGGGTACGAATTCGCCAACGCGCTCAGCGCGATCGGGGACGAGACCTTAACCGACTCGTCGAGACCGAACTTAACCAGAGAGCTACGAATATTCGTCATAGCTGCGACGAGGTACTTCGTCGTGTTCTTGGGATCGACGAACACCTCGTTCCCGACGGCGATCGCTTCGATGTCGGTCGCCGGCGTGTACTTCTTCACGTTTTCCTGGACCCAGTTGTCGGTGTAGCTCTGATCCGCGGCGGCGGCGGTGAGATTCTCGTTGGGGAGAGAGACGACGACTTTGATGCCGGAGTTGGCTAGCGCGGTGAGGACGGTTTTGTCGGTGTCGAAAAGCTTCACGCGGTTGATTCCTTGGGATTTGAGAAGCTCGACCACTTTCTCCGGCGCCGGGAGGTTGTCTGCTATCCGGCCGTAGTTCACTCCGATCATCCCAGAATCTGtggagaaacaaaaacaaacgaAGATGATAAGAATCCAACACGTGGCACATTTGTGAAGAGAGATGATTGGTGAAGAAGATTAACCTGCGTATGTGAAGGGGATTGCTGAGAAACATGAGAGTATTAAGACAGAGAGAACTAAGACAGCCATTGTTGCAGAGATTGAGAAATGTTTGGGTTTCGGATGAGGCGAAGCTGTTGTTTATATAGTGGATGTGAAGACTGAAGAGGGAGGTGGAGGGAGTGGGTGGGACCCACGTGAGATATTACTCTGTGACGTGTGaaagtaaattattaattttattttttactgcAAATTTGACCGTTTCAATCGTACTGATTGGAGCTGTACCAAATGTTTGTCAGATGGTGGGGTACGTGACAAATTACCATTCAATTTTAGATTGTTTATTTAATGTTACTGCAGCTTTGTATACTTTTGGAGGATTTTCTTAACGTTCTGTATGATTATAAAAATGAATTGTAGTTTTCTCTTTAATCACGTTAGATAACGTAATCTgacaaaagacaaaaaaaaaatcagtacttgtttatatttataaaatatttttgaatttattaatAGTATGAATGCAGCGTTAATGAAAACCCACGTCAAACTTTGAGCCATACGTAACTCAGTCAACTTGTTCACTAAGGGTAATTAACCACACATTTATTCGATGTTAATAAGCTGTGGTATTAATAACTTGTTGGAAAACAGCTGATATAACCGTTAAAGttataattacaattttatatagACGACGAATCTGGTCGGAGTAGGGATACAAAAATCGGTGATATGACGCATTAACTTATTTATCAACCCTACCAATCTACCAtgataatttgataaattttctCGTTTAATGATGAAGTATATTACTATctcaatttttgttttacaaagcAGGTGTTTTTTGTTATCCCCCAGTTTTCTATCTCAAGTACATTAGTATCTCAATTTTTTCGTGTCGATTCTATACTCCCAATTTAGTTATCTGAACGGGTAGCTTCTTAggatattagtttttttattgatGTAAAAAATGCAGGTGTTTTGACACTTTTATTGATAAAATAGATTACAAATTTTTGAGAAAGATTACAACTTCTTTGTACCCTAATCCTAACAATTACACATCGATTACTTAAATTTCATTTGATGTTAACTACAAATACCTTATAAACTTATTTAACAATTGTTTGGTTTTAGTATGTTTTCTAAACTGTTAATAATCCTTGTGGTAATTAACTATATTTACAATAACAATATCaaattatttctatataaaataaaattttcaaataaacttAGATActcaatatattaaatttataaaatagttctcttcatgtattaacaaaaagtgtcaaaatgacatttttatGATACGATAAGTAAAAAGAACATTTTGTCTCGTCGTGAAATGAAGAATCTACTACAATGGAGCCATGTGCCATTGTCCTGTCTCCTAATTTGAACGTTATAGTATAGCTATCTCTCCTTTCCAACGTCTCTTTTTCCTATATCAAGTCCTTTTTTGGAGAACTCCCACATATTCCGTCCTTTTTGCCTCTTTGGATGTATTATATCAATACTTAGTTAGATATAAGTCAGTGATCAAGGACTCTATTCAGAAACTAAATgacataattttttgttttataataagtgtcattctaaatttttttttgttatacaaaaaacgtaactttacaattttaatgcaaattatacttactttcagctaaaaattaattacaaactacattaatttttataaataattttatttatctcaaatattattagttAGAGATGTGTAACtaataacaatttacatatatttctgtcACTTTTTAGTCTGTTTTAAAATATgtcaaagtgacacttattcagaaacggagagaatatattcttttttttcgtattaaatgttattttaatattttttacataaaaatgtcgctttaaaattttaatgcaaattttattagttttcagCTAAAATTAATggtaaaatacattaattaattttataaataaatttatttatttcaatattATCAGTCAAACTTGTCtaattaatagaaatttaattaatttttatccactttcttaatctatgtgaaaATATCAAATTGACACTAAAATGAGTATAATATTTAGGGTCTAATAACATGTCGAACAATCATAGGACAGTTAAAACGTGGTTCTGTAAATAACAAAAGCATATATATGTAAACATTTTTGCTAATCGTGGTGGAGTGAGGTTTCTAAACATTTGAACCTTAATACTAGCAGTACATTgctttatttacatttttgatgTAGCTTGTATATTAGATGTAGTAActtgggtttagaattttacAAGTGTTATAATTAACTTGTATATTTGTAATACTTCTACCTtgtgtataattaaattttctaaaaaggGCGTTTAGATGTGTCATGTGTGAAAAAACGAACCTTGTAGGTTAGCTAAACAAACACCTCAAATAATTCTCAATAATATAAGAATAATCAAGCTAAAATTttaccaataaaaaaaacaagctAAATTGTCCATCCTATATAATATTGGGTCCCCGTCCAAGGAGAATAACAATATTTGTAGAGTTTAGCCCCTCCTATACAAGTTGAACACTACTGCTAgctattaatttttaaatgtaatttacgaCTAAATTAGTTAGTAAACACTTGGAAAATGTGCATTTAAAAGCTTGAGTATTAGTAAAAATCTGCATACGCAAGTTTAGTCACATGTTTTATGATAAACTAAAATACTTGTTTCGATTTTAATTTGGTGACATTCTAATATGCTATCTTGATCTAAGAGTAACatcttttaatttatatataacgtTTTGTTTAACAGATTTTCAATgatgtattttaattaatacTTTGCGCTTCTTTTTGTGTAAACCTAATGACAACTCAAAAGATCGTACGTACCAATGTAGATATGCTCAATAGATTCCAAACTGGGTTGAGTTTAGGTGTTTGAGAcctaaacaattaaaacaaaatcagaAATCATATGGAAATAGCATTCTTTCAATGATCGTTATATGTTTTCGTGCTTTGTATGCTGGTTTAGTCATATTTAGGTATAACTATATCCATACATAGCAATATAATTTCTGAATCATGAAactaaactttatttttctatatattttgatgGTGTTGGCGACATCGTACGATACGTTTTCGCCTTCGGCCTGAAGTCGGTAAGCTCTCATTTACACGTATGGTGTTGGCCGACATCGTACGATACGTTTTCGCCTTTGGCTCGAAGTCGGTAAGCTCTCATTTACACGGAACTAGAAGATGATACACAGTGTCCATgaaacattatattatacatagaATATTACTTTCACATTGACTTCTTTCTAACTATTATGGCCCTATCCTAGATATGAACGTTAACGAAAAAGTCTTCCTAATCAAACTTGcatttatataatcacattttcTTATCAACCAAGAAAATAATTCAATGCGGTAGGTCACTTGAATGCTGTCTGTCCAGTCCTAGATAGGAATGCCAGCAGCTTGTCCTtgatgttttttatttattttaaaatattaaatctccAAATAGATTCACCGAAAATAGTATACCTCCGGAACTCTGGTAGTAAATACTATCAActaactaaaaaaaagaaaaagaaacaaggaAATAATACAACATGCATTCAAGCTAAAAGTTTTAGTATATGCGTGCAGTGCCGGTTCTGAGATATTGCGGGTCCAATgcgaaactaaaaatatatggaCCTTAAAtgatatctaaaaattaaactttacaaTATCCTTactactaataaaattttattagctctaaaaattatttttcaatttctttttattaaagtACAGAAAaccatcaaatattttattatgttacaTGTATGTATTTTGTTATGTTACATGTTTGATTAGAATccattttatatttcttatgttAACAAAGTATAAAAACTGTGAAAATATTAGGCcatcaaatttgaaaattataggCCCCATTCAAATGTATCTTGAGTATGTGCTCAACACCGGGCCTGTATGCGTGTTTACGGATTTAGTAACAGTTCTTATATTTGACattttgaccccaaaaaaaaagaagcaacaGTTCTTATACGTATCATTTACGACCCTTTACAAATTTAAGCAATATTTTCTAAGTATAATGATAGTGGTATTTTTCGAAGTTTTTAGATTTCGGTGATtgtttgaaaaatacaaaatgatatattttggtatttttttacaaatgtcATTTGACTCGTTTCAACAGAAGTAATTTCACTCTTTGATAAGCCACATGTGAGCCTCTTTGCTCTTAAATCAGCCCATTACAAATTCTAAAGTAAAACGACACCTTTTGGAGCATGACTTCGATGTTTCCCAGCCGGCGATGAATGGTTACTAACCGTTCAATAGAGACAATAAGAATCCGGTGCGACCAAAGTGGTGAAGTCTATATTAGGCCTTTTTAACAAACCCAAAAATCGAACTGAGCCCAAActcaaaaaattcaaaaactgaTCTAAACcattataggaaaaaaaatattggacaCCAAACACCCAAACGGCCAACCCTAGTATATTTATTCTCTCCCAGGACTTCGTCTTTCTCACAGATCAGAGTGTTTGCTTCCCAAAGATCCGATAAAAGGAGGATGTCTGCTGCTCAAGAAGATGACAAGAAGCCTGGAGACGAAGGAGAAGCTCAAATCATTCTCAAAGTCAAAGCTCAGGTTCTATCACTgtctactcttttttttttttttttgccaaagaAGAGTCTACTCTTTCTCATTGTTTTTCTATGAATCGTAAACTTTTGCGGATTTTTAGCTTCGATTGTGTCTAGTTACGGTTCTAGGGTTTGGATTGTCTCGAATATTCAGTGATGCATGTAGATTCTCGCTCTAATATCAGTATAATTTTCATTTGCATGTCTAAAGGTATAGCTTTATGTATGTGTTTTATTTACAGATGCAGTGATTCTTGTGTAAGAGTTGTGAAATGATGTTTTGTCTTAAATTGTGACAATCAAGAACTTGTTGTTGGTACATAGTGAACTGTTGTATGGGTGTAAATCAAGGAGATAGTAATTATTATTTACTGTATGAGTATCGGTGCTGATTTGAAGCTTTTGTTTCTTGATTGGTGATACTCAGGATAGATTTGAAGCATCCTTTAGGATGAAGAGAAGCGCTCAGCTGATTAAGCTGATGAACGCTTCCTGCGAGCGCTTTTGTGTGGATTTCAACTCAttcgttttcttttttgatGGTTGTCGTCTCCTTGCTGGACAGACTCCAGATGAtgtcaaatctctctctctcccttacattttcctttttttctaaTTGAATCATATTCTAAAGCACAGAATCTCTACTTTTACAGCTTGATATGAAAGATGGAGATGAGATCGAGGCAGTGCTCAATCTCAGAGGTGGACCCTAATGGCTTGAATCTGTTCTGGTTTTAGTGGCCTTTTAAGAATAGTTTGCAATAAGACggtgtaatattattattattggatCCTATAATATTTATTCATGGGCTTTATTTGTTTAGAGAAGTGGCGGTAGCTTAAACCAAACGTTACGTTTGGTAGTTGGTCAAAACTTGCGCCCCAAGTTAGCTTGCTGCGCAAGTTTCTCTCGTTTGGCTTTATAAACAACTTCCTTGTCATTTTACAAGCTTTGACCGTTTCATCTCtacttaataaaaatttcataataatGGCTGTATCATCCTATTCATCTTCGTTGTCCTGGTCGGACTTACTCCCGGAGCTTATAGAATATGTATTCCACAGCTTAAACGATGCTAAAGACATCCTTAGTTGTGCCACCGTCTGCTCTTCTTGGAGATATTCTTCTTCCTCCGTGTACAGTCGCAAGTTTGTTCCATTTCTCTTCGTTTCCCATCCCTCCTCTGCCGATGAAGAAGCTCAATCCTCTGATGGATTTAGAATCATATCTCcggaaaatatcattttctccGGTAATGATCAGAGATGGATTTGCGGAAGCACAGGAGAGTATCTGTTAACCGTCAATGTTTCTTTCCCGTTTGAAGTAAACTTACAGGACCCGTTTACCAACAACGTAGTTTCCCTACCACCATTAGCATCTTTCGATGACATTCAGCGGTTGCTTCAGTTCCAAGCCATCTCTGGAGCCCTAACCCTAATAAAGAACTTTATAAAGAAAGCAGCCTCTTCGACAAGTTTACTAGACCCTGATTGGGTTGTGCTCATAATCTACGACTCCGATGGAGGAAAACTAGCCTTCTGCAGACGCGGAGATAAACAATGGACGGGTTTGGAGTCTGATCACGTTGATGACATTGTGTTCTGTAGTGGCGTTTTCTTTGCCATGGACAGAACTGGAAGGATATATCAGTGCGAACTTAGCCCTAGCGATCCAAAAGCTGTCCCTATATGCACCGCCTCGCCGTTTCGATACGACCCTTGCAAGAAATACTTTGCAGAGTCGGATTACAACAAACTGTGGGTGGTTCTACAGAAGCTAGACCTTAGCGACGATTATGACTTCTCAACGTATTTCGAGATTTACGAGTTCAACTCAGAGACGCAGGAGTGGACTATGGTGAGAAGCTTGAGAGGAAGAGCTTTGTTCTTGAGCCCTCGAGGTAGATGTATAGCTGTTTCAGCAGGTGAAACAGGATCTAGAGGGTTCATCAAGGACAACTCCGTTTACTTCATCGATGGAAGTCTAAGCGTTTTTGAATGGGAGAGTAAGCAAATCAAGAAGGTTTGCGAGTCGAGATTTTGTAATTATATGTTTTGGGTCACACCTGCagatgtttttcaaaaaaagtgaaaaagacTAAAATTAAATGTATCTTAGGGTTCATAGTTTTTGTAGTTTTATATTTCTGTTCAAGTTGTGATTCTCGTATAAACATGACAATTGTCGCAATAGATTCCGTAAGGGTTGTTGTGTACCAAAAATTAAAGTTATGagatttttttgctaaattagaGTTACGAGATTTTTGTTTCCAGCATCTATCTTCTTCccaatacatatatacatacattcattgattaagaaaaaacaaaactagataACTGTAAGAGTATTTTTTTTAACCTGGTCACCATTCTTTCTAACCAATCTGTAGGGCTGGGCATAAAACCCGTaatccgaaatccgaaccgaacccgaaccgaaaaacccgatccgaaccgaatccgaattctaaaaaatatccgaatggatcttgtagggtgttacaaaacatatccgaacccgaagtgttattaaccgaacccgaatggataatccgaaaaacccgaaaaacccgaaaaacccgaaaaatatccgaacaaacCGATCCGAATGtccgaattaatatataatataaatatttaaaacataaatatgtacttcaaatattcaatttcatgtttatttcaacatgatatctaacaataagtatctaatttttttaaaaaaatatcttaaatactccattatatataaataagtatatttttttatgtttttctattgaattttagattttacttagggtatatccgaaccgatcttatataacccgaatccgaatgatatatggttacttcgggtattatccgaaccgaaccgaaaccgatgtgttatatccgaacccgaaccgaacttgtagatttactagaatgggacctagaaggtgttacaaaatagaaccgaaatccgaaaaacccgaaccgaacccgaatgggtacccgaacgcccaggcctaccAATCTGTGTGACTATAAGAGAATCAAGAGGTAACCTAACCTATATGGATTTGAGATTTGACAAAACGAGAAGAGTCTTGATTCGGCCTAACGGATCCAGCTTTGGGCTTTATCTGGCCCTTTAACTTATAATCCATACCTGCCTCAACAAATgattaatgtttttgtttttgtttcttctgaTTATCACAGCAAATGATTAATGCATGGAGTTAAGTTACTGAAAATAAAATgacatgaaaacaaacaaacatttaGGGAGTTAAGTTATGATAGAAAGTTACGTTCAAATACTACGGGAAGGCTCATCATTCATCAAGTCCTTTGGTGTGAATCCCCTCGAATACCTTTTTGGGGTTAAATCAGGAGAGCTTCTCTGCTTTTAAATTTAGACCCTTGGAGTTGGGgagtctgttttttttttctttttctgaaaagGAGGTCGTATCGTCAACATTTCTCTAAGAGAATGTGCCAAAAACTCGCGGCTTGCTACTATGGTCCTTCTGTGGTGTTCAGTAAGATTGAGAATGCATCAAATCAATTGTAGTTACCTCTGGactcttgtatttttttttttgtgctaaaATTTGGACTCTGGACTCTTGTATTCACCCGGTTTTACATGCTCCCCAATTGAAACCAGTGTTGGGAAAAATCACATTGTCAACCCGTTACCGGCAGTGTTGTCTTGAGATGATGATTTTGTGTTATGATAAGTAGGGCCATTTGGAGGTAATTGGGATTACCTGCTCATCTGAGGATAATTGGGTTTGTATGAGTGAATTGCTGcaacaaatttaaaatgatGAGATTAAGAACAAAGCGTTAAAGAACTTATATGCAGAAGAAGAGGTTTTGCAAGCAAATGTTGGAGACATGAAGACAAGTCAATGTGGAGGAAGTGAAGAATGACATGGAGGGAGATGATTAGTTCAAGTGTGAGCACAAATATCCTAATATAAATAAAGAGTACTGTGTTGCTTATTTTCATGTCATGAATTTTGTAATTTGCATTCCTTTAGACACTACTATTGAATCTGGAAACAATGATTGGGATTTAGGTAAAGATTTGTTAGCGGTGTTTGTATTCACATATATAAATGTATCGCTTTGGGGTCTTATCACAGAAgtttgaaacgcacaaatgtTTGTGGACATGATAAAACCTGGTGCTCATGCAGCACAACAAGCTGAACCATCCGAAGCTTATCGGTTGAACCGTTGGAAGCTGGGATTGGTGGACCATTGTTGTATTTTCCTATCGGTTGATGAGCATGGTTATCGACATAAGGCTAGTAAACGTAAAGAAAGATGAAAAAACAGTGGAAGAGGAGAGTTTTTAAAAGTCAGATAGTAAAGCTGCTCCTGAAGAGAACATACTATGCTCAAGAAAACGAACTAAGTCAAGTTTCGGATCAAATCCGTGCGATGTTAGCTGATACCGTTgtattaaatttctttttaaaattcattgaCTAATGTTTTTATCTACTACACTAGTACCGGGTTGACAAGGGTCTAGAAGCATAAAAGGGGATGCCTTTGTGTAAAGGACAGTCCCCTGAGATGCTTGGAAGTAGGGATGAAGTTAAGAGTTAGTTTCATACTTTTTTGTTGACGTAAGAAAGGAACTCTACAAAGAGAcgcttttatttatttatgaccATTACCATAGTGGCATTACTTG
The sequence above is drawn from the Raphanus sativus cultivar WK10039 unplaced genomic scaffold, ASM80110v3 Scaffold2629, whole genome shotgun sequence genome and encodes:
- the LOC130505838 gene encoding small ubiquitin-related modifier 1-like encodes the protein MSAAQEDDKKPGDEGEAQIILKVKAQDRFEASFRMKRSAQLIKLMNASCERFCVDFNSFVFFFDGCRLLAGQTPDDLDMKDGDEIEAVLNLRGGP
- the LOC130505837 gene encoding putative F-box protein At5g55150, with amino-acid sequence MAVSSYSSSLSWSDLLPELIEYVFHSLNDAKDILSCATVCSSWRYSSSSVYSRKFVPFLFVSHPSSADEEAQSSDGFRIISPENIIFSGNDQRWICGSTGEYLLTVNVSFPFEVNLQDPFTNNVVSLPPLASFDDIQRLLQFQAISGALTLIKNFIKKAASSTSLLDPDWVVLIIYDSDGGKLAFCRRGDKQWTGLESDHVDDIVFCSGVFFAMDRTGRIYQCELSPSDPKAVPICTASPFRYDPCKKYFAESDYNKLWVVLQKLDLSDDYDFSTYFEIYEFNSETQEWTMVRSLRGRALFLSPRGRCIAVSAGETGSRGFIKDNSVYFIDGSLSVFEWESKQIKKVCESRFCNYMFWVTPADVFQKK